One genomic region from Enoplosus armatus isolate fEnoArm2 chromosome 17, fEnoArm2.hap1, whole genome shotgun sequence encodes:
- the mrtfbb gene encoding myocardin-related transcription factor B, translated as MPPLKTPAAFHEQIRSLERARAGNFLKHKLCRRPERSELVRMHILQETQAEPSLQATQMKLKRARLADDLNEKIAQRPGPMELVEKNILPVDEVIDGGKTDNSKPPDIYNFDEDSSDALSPQQPASQQSPSSTSISPRESGGTEATSTSSNVNSPIQHSPPPNSQSTSDFVNLVSISEQQSNQQASIPQPITTVVPSITPGPVLVKQSLPKLPGDKSRSKKSKEPKPRVKKLKYHQYIPPDQKQELNEVPMDSAYARLLQQQQEFLQLQILNQQQQQYNYQAVPPATLKPTTEVQTSCSSVVLSGNPASTPMQPRYTQTNRKPDHLPANLDEMKVAELKLELKLRSLPVSGTKTDLIERLKLYQENSNIQTAAAIETTAVTAASHKENIKLTPPVSPIASKVSSLGIEDSSMADSPTKLSDALSPAHTAACVNSPQGAPLEECPTETRSHGKDSERDKRLHEKERQIEELMRKLEREQRLVEELKMQLEVEKRSQQGDSPPQLSPLVPIQVKEENRAPSNCSASCSSPGLPVLVKQEEVADQSYLPPQNQFIISHQTVTQPETLQPSQTGAQILLPASLPASAVTIQLPANSIKLHTTVSSAASGLIQTSGKVPQKIEASAALQQQCSSQPLSKTWRMDSTTRSLLNTFPVSGCPVGASSSQAGPEGPTNKSPCTSQPTLILQQPKFTNHVSKCKDPPRYEDAVKQTRSMLIAVQGPTAASQQMDDLFDVLIESGEISPFIRQDPPSLDKPLPVTASVTTLPINTVLSRPPPVIQVAHPPATPLNPSTSLAALSSDTQLETLLDGTLGAHTEPQTLKLMEELHSPMDTMEVDLNENTPPSALTLHSTNMDNMDWLDLTLSGPTEGVNPLGISTPVGVFSTDFLDSHELHLNWD; from the exons ATGCCGC CTCTGAAAACACCTGCTGCCTTTCATGAGCAGATTCGCAGCCTGGAGAGAGCCAGG GCTGGGAACTTCTTAAAGCACAAACTCTGCAGGAGACCTGAGCGCTCTGAGCTGGTCCGTATGCACATCCTACAAG AGACGCAGGCTGAACCCTCCTTGCAGGCCACACAGATGAAGCTGAAGAGGGCCAGACTGGCTGATGATCTCAATGAGAAGATAGCCCAGCGGCCTGGACCCAtggagctggtggagaagaACATCCTCCCTGTTGACGAGGTCATCGATG GTGGTAAGACAGACAACTCTAAGCCACCAGATATTTACAACTTTGATGAGGACAGCAGTGATGCCTTATCACCACAACAGCCTGCCAGCCAACAATCTCccagctccacctccatctctccaAGGGAGTCTGGAGGGACTGAGGCCACTTCTACTTCCTCTAACGTAAACTCTCCCATACAG CACTCCCCACCACCTAACTCACAGTCCACATCAGATTTCGTCAACCTTGTCTCCATCAGTGAGCAACAAAGCAACCAACAAGCATCTATACCCCAGCCAATCACCACTGTTGTCCCCAGTATCACACCAGGGCCAGTTCTTGTGAAG CAAAGCCTTCCCAAGCTGCCTGGCGATAAAAGCCGCAGCAAAAAGAGCAAAGAACCCAAACCACGGGTGAAAAAGTTAAAGTACCATCAATACATCCCTCCGGACCAAAAGCAAGAGCTCAATGAAGTGCCGATGGACTCAGCTTATGCCCGCctcttgcagcagcagcaggagttcCTGCAGCTCCAGATCTTAaaccagcaacagcagcagtacaacTACCAGGCTGTCCCACCTGCCACACTGAA ACCAACAACTGAGGTACAAACCAGCTGTTCCAGTGTTGTTCTGAGTGGAAACCCAGCGTCTACCCCTATGCAGCCCCGGTACACTCAGACAAACCGCAAGCCGGATCATTTACCAGCTAATCTGGATGAGATGAAG GTTGCTGAGCTGAAATTGGAACTAAAACTCAGATCTTTGCCTGTTTCTGGGACTAAGACAGATCTGATAGAGCGGCTAAAGTTGTATCAAGAGAACTCTAACATccagactgctgctgccatcGAGACAACAGCCGTTACAGCAGCCTcacataaagaaaacataaagTTAACTCCGCCTGTGTCCCCTATAGCTTCCAAGGTGTCCAGTCTGGGCATAGAGGACAGTAGTATGGCAGACAGCCCCACCAAACTTTCAGATGCTCTGTCTCCAGCTCACACTGCTGCCTGTGTGAACTCCCCACAGGGAGCTCCACTGGAGGAGTGTCCCACAGAGACGAGGTCGCACGGGAAGGACTCTGAGAGAGACAAACGTCTCCATGAGAAGGAGCGTCAGATTGAGGAGCTGATGAGGAAGTTGGAGCGGGAGCAGAGGttggtggaggagctgaagatgCAGCTGGAGGTTGAGAAGAGGAGTCAGCAAGGAGATTCTCCACCTCAGCTCAGCCCTCTTGTTCCCATCCAGGTCAAAGAGGAAAACAGGGCCCCGTCAAACTGCTCAGCGTCCTGTAGTTCTCCTGGTCTGCCAGTGTTGGTCAAACAAGAGGAGGTGGCAGATCAGAGCTACTTACCACCTCAAAATCAGTTCATCATCAGCCACCAGACTGTCACGCAGCCTGAAACCCTTCAACCTTCCCAGACTGGAGCTCAGATCCTCCTGCCTGCATCTCTTCCTGCCTCGGCAGTCACTATCCAGCTCCCTGCCAACAGCATCAAATTACACACTACTGTCAGCAGCGCAGCCTCAGGCCTCATCCAGACCTCTGGAAAGGTGCCACAGAAAATAGAAGCCTCAGCAGCATTACAACAGCAATGCAGCAGTCAGCCACTGAGTAAG ACTTGGAGGATGGATAGTACAACCCGAAGCTTACTCAACACATTCCCAGTAAGTGGATGTCCTGTGGGAGCCTCCTCTAGCCAAGCTGGCCCTGAAGGACCCACAAATAAG TCTCCCTGTACCAGTCAGCCAACTTTGATCTTGCAGCAGCCAAAATTCACAAACCATGTGTCAAAGTGTAAAGACCCGCCTCGCTACGAGGATGCCGTTAAACAGACACGCAGCATGCTAATAGCTGTTCAG GGTCCCACTGCAGCTAGCCAGCAGATGGATGATCTGTTTGATGTGTTAATCGAGAGTGGTG AGATCTCCCCCTTCATCAGACAGGATCCACCCAGCCTGGACAAGCCTCTTCCTGTGACGGCCAGTGTAACTACCCTTCCCATCAACACGGTTTTATCCCGCCCTCCACCCGTGATCCAAGTGGCCCACCCGCCTGCTACACCGCTCAACCCCTCGACCAGCCTGGCAGCCCTGTCCTCTGACACCCAGCTGGAAACCCTCCTGGATGGCACGCTGGGTGCTCACACTGAGCCACAAACACTGAAGCTGATGGAGGAGCTACACTCACCTATGGATACCATGGAGGTGGacttaaatgaaaacacaccacCCTCTGCTTTGACCCTGCACAGTACCAACATGGACAATATGGATTGGCTGGACCTTACCCTGTCTGGGCCCACAGAGGGAGTCAACCCTTTGGGCATATCAACGCCGGTGGGCGTCTTCTCTACTGACTTCCTGGACTCACATGAACTGCACTTGAACTGGGACTGA